The following proteins come from a genomic window of Rhizobium sp. 007:
- the nirB gene encoding nitrite reductase large subunit NirB produces the protein MTEKLVIIGNGMAPGRMLEHLFETAPGQYEVTIFNAEPRVNYDRIMLSPVLSGEKDYEQIIIHGDGWYIKHGITLYKGHKIVAIDRHAKTVTSDHGVTESYDKLVIATGSVPFIIPVPGKDLPGVITYRDLDDVQAMLLAAQSREKAIVIGGGLLGLEAAAGLAQRGMDVTVLHVMPTLMERQLDPAAGYLLQRAVEERGIKVITKANTKAIIGDGRVEGIELDDGRIIPATLVVMAVGIRPNVGLAKEAGIAVNRGIVVDNGMQTSDGSIMALGECAEVGGQVYGLVAPLYEMARVAAAHLCGDTSATFVHSDTPTKLKVTGIELYSLGDFADGDDREEIVLRDASAGVYKRLVLKDNKIIGTVLYGETADGAWFNDLKKKQTDISEMRETLIFGQAYQGGSPLDPMAAVAALPDDAEICGCNGVCKGKITSTITAKGLTSLDDVRAHTKASASCGSCTGLVEQLMALTLGDSYNPAAVQPMCTCTELGHDDVRRLIKAKGLKTIPAVMQELEWKTSCGCAKCRPALNYYLVCDWPDEYADDYQSRFINERVHANIQKDGTYSVVPRMWGGVTSSKELRAIADVVDKFEIPMVKVTGGQRIDLLGVEKEDLPAVWADLGKAGFVSGQAYAKGLRTVKTCVGSDWCRFGTQDSTGLGIRIEKFMWGSWTPAKLKMAVSGCPRNCAEATCKDVGVICVDSGYEIHFAGAAGLDIKGTEILGLVKTDDEALEHIVALTQMYREQARYLERIYKWAKRIGLDEIRRQIMGDAEKRKAYFDRFVFSQKFAQVDPWSERVSGKDKHEFKPMATIGYPQAAE, from the coding sequence ATGACAGAAAAACTCGTTATCATCGGCAACGGCATGGCGCCCGGGCGCATGCTCGAGCACCTCTTCGAAACGGCCCCAGGCCAATACGAGGTCACAATCTTCAACGCCGAGCCGCGCGTCAATTATGACCGCATCATGCTCTCTCCTGTTCTTTCCGGAGAAAAGGACTATGAGCAGATCATCATTCACGGCGACGGCTGGTACATCAAGCACGGCATCACGCTCTACAAGGGCCACAAGATCGTTGCGATCGATCGGCACGCGAAGACCGTGACCTCCGACCACGGCGTCACCGAAAGCTACGACAAGCTGGTGATCGCCACCGGCTCCGTGCCCTTCATCATTCCGGTTCCCGGCAAGGATCTACCTGGCGTCATCACCTACCGCGACCTCGACGACGTGCAGGCAATGCTGCTTGCTGCCCAGTCACGCGAAAAGGCGATCGTCATCGGCGGCGGCCTGCTCGGTCTTGAGGCGGCAGCCGGCCTTGCCCAGCGTGGCATGGACGTGACCGTGCTGCATGTCATGCCGACGCTGATGGAGCGTCAGCTCGATCCTGCGGCCGGCTATCTGCTGCAAAGGGCAGTCGAGGAGCGCGGCATCAAGGTCATCACCAAGGCCAATACCAAGGCAATCATCGGTGATGGCAGGGTCGAGGGCATCGAGCTCGACGACGGACGGATCATTCCGGCCACGCTCGTCGTCATGGCCGTCGGCATCCGTCCGAATGTCGGCCTGGCGAAAGAGGCTGGCATCGCGGTCAATCGCGGCATCGTCGTCGATAACGGCATGCAGACCTCGGACGGCAGCATCATGGCGCTCGGCGAATGCGCAGAAGTCGGTGGACAGGTCTACGGTCTCGTCGCTCCGCTCTACGAAATGGCCCGCGTTGCCGCCGCCCACCTCTGCGGCGACACCTCGGCGACCTTCGTTCACTCCGACACCCCGACCAAGCTCAAGGTCACCGGCATCGAGCTCTACTCGCTTGGCGATTTCGCCGACGGCGACGACCGCGAGGAGATCGTCCTTCGCGACGCTTCGGCTGGTGTCTACAAGCGCCTGGTGCTGAAGGATAACAAGATCATCGGAACTGTGCTCTACGGCGAAACCGCAGACGGCGCCTGGTTCAACGATCTCAAGAAGAAGCAGACCGATATTTCCGAGATGCGCGAGACGCTGATCTTCGGACAGGCCTACCAGGGAGGGTCCCCACTGGACCCTATGGCGGCCGTTGCAGCCTTGCCGGATGACGCGGAAATCTGTGGCTGCAACGGCGTATGCAAGGGCAAAATCACCTCGACGATCACGGCCAAGGGGCTGACCTCGCTGGACGACGTGCGCGCCCACACAAAGGCGTCGGCGTCCTGCGGCTCCTGTACCGGCCTCGTTGAGCAATTGATGGCGCTGACGCTCGGCGATAGCTATAACCCTGCCGCCGTACAGCCGATGTGCACCTGCACGGAACTTGGCCATGACGACGTCCGACGCCTGATCAAGGCCAAGGGGCTGAAGACCATTCCTGCCGTCATGCAGGAGCTGGAGTGGAAGACATCCTGCGGTTGCGCCAAGTGCCGTCCAGCGCTCAACTACTACCTCGTCTGCGACTGGCCGGACGAATATGCCGACGATTATCAGTCGCGCTTCATCAACGAGCGCGTCCACGCCAACATCCAGAAGGACGGCACTTATTCGGTGGTGCCGCGCATGTGGGGCGGTGTTACCAGCTCCAAGGAGCTGCGGGCCATCGCCGACGTGGTCGACAAGTTCGAAATCCCGATGGTGAAGGTCACCGGCGGCCAGCGCATCGACCTGCTCGGCGTCGAGAAAGAGGACCTTCCGGCCGTCTGGGCCGATCTCGGCAAGGCAGGCTTCGTCTCCGGTCAGGCCTATGCCAAGGGCCTGCGCACGGTAAAGACCTGTGTCGGCTCCGACTGGTGCCGCTTCGGCACGCAGGATTCAACCGGGCTCGGCATCCGCATTGAAAAGTTCATGTGGGGCTCCTGGACGCCGGCAAAGCTAAAGATGGCTGTCTCCGGATGTCCGCGCAACTGCGCGGAGGCGACCTGCAAGGATGTCGGCGTCATCTGCGTGGATTCCGGCTACGAAATTCACTTCGCCGGTGCGGCCGGTCTCGACATCAAGGGCACCGAGATCCTCGGTCTCGTCAAGACCGATGACGAAGCGTTGGAGCATATCGTTGCGCTGACGCAGATGTACCGGGAGCAGGCACGTTATCTCGAGCGCATTTACAAGTGGGCCAAGCGCATCGGCCTCGATGAGATTCGTCGCCAAATCATGGGCGATGCCGAAAAGCGCAAGGCCTATTTCGACCGCTTCGTGTTCAGCCAGAAATTCGCCCAGGTCGATCCCTGGTCGGAGCGTGTTTCCGGCAAGGATAAGCATGAATTCAAGCCGATGGCGACGATCGGCTATCCGCAGGCTGCAGAGTAA
- the nirD gene encoding nitrite reductase small subunit NirD, with product MNWIAIGDISDIPLRGARCVKTPQGKIAVFRTAENEVFAIEDHCPHKGGPLSQGIVHAKAVTCPLHNWVISLETGKALGADEGAVRTIPVRNQDGALFIALESLMMAAE from the coding sequence ATGAACTGGATTGCGATCGGTGATATCTCCGACATCCCGCTGCGCGGAGCGCGCTGCGTGAAGACGCCGCAGGGCAAGATCGCCGTCTTCCGGACGGCTGAAAACGAAGTCTTCGCCATAGAAGATCACTGCCCCCACAAGGGCGGCCCTCTCAGCCAGGGTATCGTGCATGCCAAGGCGGTCACCTGCCCGCTGCACAACTGGGTCATCTCGCTCGAAACCGGCAAGGCGCTTGGCGCCGATGAGGGCGCGGTGCGGACCATTCCGGTCCGCAACCAGGACGGCGCGCTCTTCATTGCCCTCGAAAGCTTGATGATGGCGGCGGAATAG
- a CDS encoding nitrate/nitrite transporter, translating into MPFSEKPQSMSAGEPARALWISTVAFTVCFAVWTIFAIIGVRIKQELGLNEAEFGLLVGTPVLTGSLVRIVLGIWTSRYGGRLVYTLTMVAAAIATFLLSYATSYTEMLIAGLGIGLAGGSFAVGVAYVSPFFPPEKQGTALGIFGAGNVGAAVTKFAAPFVLIAWGWQAVAEIWALVLVAMAIVFWFSTTDDPAFRDRRCRGVASKSFLEEFAPLKNIQVWRFSLYYFFAFGGFVALSLWLPRYLVGVYGFNLEIAGMIAAAYSVPGSIFRAFGGVLSDKKGARSVMYAMLAVSAAATLILSLPAASPSGTGPALGITPAIFIIVIFVLGFFMSLGKAAVYKHIPAYYPESVGAVGGVVGMMGGLGGFILPIAFGLLKDITGLWSSCFLLLFAIVVTSLIWMHLSVKHLSRQGHAVPAVAAT; encoded by the coding sequence ATGCCTTTTTCTGAGAAACCCCAGTCTATGTCTGCTGGCGAGCCAGCCAGAGCATTGTGGATTTCGACGGTCGCCTTCACCGTTTGCTTCGCCGTCTGGACGATCTTTGCGATTATAGGCGTTCGTATCAAACAGGAACTCGGCCTCAACGAGGCAGAATTCGGATTGCTGGTGGGCACCCCTGTGTTGACCGGCTCGCTCGTCCGGATCGTGCTTGGCATATGGACGAGCCGCTACGGCGGTCGTCTGGTCTACACGCTCACCATGGTGGCAGCGGCCATAGCGACTTTCCTGCTCTCCTACGCAACAAGCTACACAGAAATGCTGATCGCAGGACTCGGGATCGGCCTCGCCGGTGGTTCCTTCGCAGTTGGTGTCGCATATGTCTCGCCGTTCTTTCCGCCAGAAAAGCAGGGAACCGCGCTCGGGATTTTCGGCGCCGGCAATGTCGGAGCCGCGGTTACCAAGTTCGCGGCGCCCTTCGTGCTCATCGCCTGGGGATGGCAGGCGGTTGCTGAAATCTGGGCTCTCGTTCTTGTGGCGATGGCAATCGTCTTCTGGTTTTCGACCACCGACGACCCGGCCTTTCGCGACCGCCGCTGTCGCGGCGTCGCCTCCAAGAGCTTCCTCGAAGAATTCGCTCCTCTCAAGAACATCCAGGTCTGGCGTTTCTCGCTTTATTATTTTTTCGCCTTCGGCGGCTTTGTCGCCCTGTCTTTGTGGTTGCCGCGCTATCTGGTCGGTGTCTACGGATTCAATCTGGAAATCGCCGGCATGATTGCCGCGGCCTATTCCGTGCCAGGCAGCATCTTTAGAGCATTCGGCGGCGTCCTATCCGACAAGAAGGGCGCAAGAAGCGTGATGTACGCGATGCTGGCCGTTTCCGCCGCCGCCACCCTCATCCTGTCTCTACCGGCTGCATCTCCATCGGGAACCGGGCCTGCGCTTGGTATCACGCCAGCAATCTTCATCATCGTCATCTTCGTGCTCGGGTTCTTCATGAGCCTCGGCAAAGCAGCCGTCTACAAGCACATTCCGGCCTACTATCCAGAAAGCGTCGGCGCAGTCGGCGGCGTCGTCGGGATGATGGGCGGCCTTGGCGGTTTCATCCTTCCGATCGCTTTCGGCCTGCTCAAGGACATCACCGGCCTTTGGTCCAGCTGCTTCCTGCTGCTCTTTGCGATCGTCGTGACGTCGCTCATCTGGATGCACCTGTCCGTAAAGCACCTGTCACGCCAGGGGCACGCCGTGCCTGCAGTGGCGGCAACCTAA